In Rosa chinensis cultivar Old Blush chromosome 1, RchiOBHm-V2, whole genome shotgun sequence, a genomic segment contains:
- the LOC112168726 gene encoding germin-like protein 9-3: protein MRLVQLLMMTILVLALATSKRVLASDPDILSDFLLPQNSSTVDASFFTFTGFRGIFDQAPKTLKTTKASMVEFPALNGQSVSYAVLQLPPQTLFPPHTRPDATGLLFLLDGSLEVGLIDTKNNLYTQKLQAGDMFVFPKGLIHYQYNTDSQLPATAIAAFGSASARAVAVPPSVFASGIDDVILAKSFKTDVDTIKKIKAGLTS from the coding sequence ATGAGGTTGGTTCAATTACTGATGATGACCATattagttcttgctctggcCACCTCCAAAAGGGTCTTGGCAAGTGATCCGGATATCCTTTCGGACTTTTTACTCCCACAAAACAGCTCAACAGTTGATGCTAGTTTTTTTACATTCACTGGATTTCGCGGAATATTTGATCAAGCACCCAAAACCTTGAAGACAACAAAAGCCAGCATGGTTGAGTTTCCTGCTCTCAATGGCCAGAGTGTGTCATACGCGGTGCTTCAATTGCCTCCACAGACACTCTTCCCACCTCATACTCGCCCTGATGCAACTGGACTTCTGTTCCTTTTAGATGGTTCCTTGGAAGTAGGCCTAATAGACACAAAAAATAATCTGTATACTCAAAAGCTTCAGGCTGGAGATATGTTTGTATTTCCCAAGGGATTAATACATTATCAGTATAACACTGATTCTCAATTGCCAGCCACTGCCATTGCAGCATTCGGAAGTGCAAGTGCTAGAGCAGTTGCGGTGCCACCTTCTGTTTTTGCTTCAGGTATTGACGATGTCATCCTTGCCAAATCCTTCAAGACAGATGTTGATACTATTAAGAAGATTAAGGCTGGCCTCACTAGCTAA